In Candidatus Methylacidiphilales bacterium, the DNA window GGCTTTGTCGAAGAGGGGCGAGCGCGCGAGGCGGTATGGAGGGGAGATCGATTTGCGGACACGCTTTGGATGGGCATTTTGGACTCGGAGTTTCGATCGCGGAACGGAGAATTTATAAATGGATGACCTCCCCATTTTGAACCGACTCGGACAAGTTTCCGGGTCGGTCACCCGGTCGGAGAGCAGCCCTGAAGATATCGGGATCAGACACTCGAAGAATAATCATTCGCGCCGATGCATCCCCAACGATCGGGATGGGTCACGTGATGCGCTGTATTGCCTTGGCTGAAGCTGCTCGCGAGCAAGGCGCTGAATGCATATTTGTGACATCGTGCGCTAGTGATGGCGTGTTGCAGAAGATACAGACCGCGGCAGACGAGGTATTCCTGTTGGATGAGATTCATCCCGACAGCCGGGATCTGGCCGCTCTCTCATTTATTTGTCAAGAGTTTCAGCCCGACGGGATCATTCTCGACGGATATCATTTTGACGAAGAATACCAACTTCGGGTCCGAGATTTGGCTCCGCGGGTGTTGGTGATCGATGACACGTGCCATCTCCGAAAATACCATTGTGATATCTTGTTAAATCAGAACCTAGGGGCAGAGCGATTGCCCTATTCATTGGGTCGTCCGGCGCGACTCCTTTTAGGTCCCGAATATGCGCTGATTCGGCAGGAATTCATCCGCTCAAGGATAGCGGGTCGAACAGCAAGGGAAATTCCGCGAAATGTGCTCGTTACATTAGGTGGCGCAGATCCCGGAAATTACACCCTGAAGGTGATGGAGGCGCTGAAAGGATTGGAGGTCCACACTCGGATCGTGTTGGGACCGCTTAACCCGGCTGGAGATCAAATCGAGAGCAAAGCGCATGAGCTCATGCTTCAGGCTCCGCAGACTAGGATTGAAATCGTTCGGAGTTCGCCCGATATGCCTGCCTTGATGAATTGGGCGGATATTGCCGTCACATCAGCCAGCTCTACTTGCTGGGAACTCATGTTTATGGGTGTTCCGATGGTAACCCTTACGACGGCTTCAAACCAACATATGATTAACAATAATCTTTTAGAAGGCAAACGTG includes these proteins:
- the pseG gene encoding UDP-2,4-diacetamido-2,4,6-trideoxy-beta-L-altropyranose hydrolase; protein product: MRADASPTIGMGHVMRCIALAEAAREQGAECIFVTSCASDGVLQKIQTAADEVFLLDEIHPDSRDLAALSFICQEFQPDGIILDGYHFDEEYQLRVRDLAPRVLVIDDTCHLRKYHCDILLNQNLGAERLPYSLGRPARLLLGPEYALIRQEFIRSRIAGRTAREIPRNVLVTLGGADPGNYTLKVMEALKGLEVHTRIVLGPLNPAGDQIESKAHELMLQAPQTRIEIVRSSPDMPALMNWADIAVTSASSTCWELMFMGVPMVTLTTASNQHMINNNLLEGKRAVFAEIENGMKAKSLREAIAVMMSHYDRRQLLITQNQKIIDGHGKYRILSNLLHRSK